One window of Acropora palmata chromosome 1, jaAcrPala1.3, whole genome shotgun sequence genomic DNA carries:
- the LOC141875082 gene encoding uncharacterized protein LOC141875082 isoform X2, with protein MDDGVTRIYVKSAQSVEMTTESFEAGTSQNAPQPYNQQLGRVQIAAVCPPYSYNQQIGAVPVAPEGGYFNPSPVPDVTNNTHSHIVAIEPHEPDCCFYCFNCSKDYQWYDFRGKGLCWILLLLLLWITVGALFFVLIVIMLVLASVCGFNVKEQ; from the exons ATGGACGATGGTGTTACAAGGATTTATGTCAAGTCAGCCCAAAGTGTTGAAATGACAACAGAATCATTTGAAGCTGGAACGTCACAGAATGCGCC tcaGCCCTATAACCAGCAATTGGGAAGAGTGCAGATAGCTGCTGTATG tccgCCCTATAGCTATAACCAACAAATCGGAGCAGTGCCAGTAGCCCCTGAAGG tgGTTATTTCAATCCAAGTCCTGTACCAGATGTAACAAACAACACTCACTCTCATATTGTGGCAATTGAACCTCATGAGCCAgactgctgtttttattgctttaaCTGCTCCAAGGACTACCAGTGGTATGATTTTAGAGGAAAAG GGCTTTGTTGGATTCTCCTGCTTTTGCTGCTCTGGATAACTGTTGGTGCCCTTTTTTTCGTACTGATTGTTATCATGTTGGTGCTTGCTTCCGTTTGCGGTTTCAATGTCAAAGAGCAATGA
- the LOC141875082 gene encoding uncharacterized protein LOC141875082 isoform X1, translating into MDDGVTRIYVKSAQSVEMTTESFEAGTSQNAPPPYDQQFGTVQAAPVDQPYNQQLGRVQIAAVCPPYSYNQQIGAVPVAPEGGYFNPSPVPDVTNNTHSHIVAIEPHEPDCCFYCFNCSKDYQWYDFRGKGLCWILLLLLLWITVGALFFVLIVIMLVLASVCGFNVKEQ; encoded by the exons ATGGACGATGGTGTTACAAGGATTTATGTCAAGTCAGCCCAAAGTGTTGAAATGACAACAGAATCATTTGAAGCTGGAACGTCACAGAATGCGCC tCCGCCCTATGACCAACAATTTGGAACAGTGCAGGCAGCTCCCGTAGA tcaGCCCTATAACCAGCAATTGGGAAGAGTGCAGATAGCTGCTGTATG tccgCCCTATAGCTATAACCAACAAATCGGAGCAGTGCCAGTAGCCCCTGAAGG tgGTTATTTCAATCCAAGTCCTGTACCAGATGTAACAAACAACACTCACTCTCATATTGTGGCAATTGAACCTCATGAGCCAgactgctgtttttattgctttaaCTGCTCCAAGGACTACCAGTGGTATGATTTTAGAGGAAAAG GGCTTTGTTGGATTCTCCTGCTTTTGCTGCTCTGGATAACTGTTGGTGCCCTTTTTTTCGTACTGATTGTTATCATGTTGGTGCTTGCTTCCGTTTGCGGTTTCAATGTCAAAGAGCAATGA